From one Bacteroides intestinalis DSM 17393 genomic stretch:
- a CDS encoding DAHP synthetase I family protein — protein sequence MKTISLVAGPCSAESRTQMLDTARGLKEIGVGTLRAGLWKPRSRCGTFEGVGEEGLDWMREIQQKLGLRVMTEVALPCHVEAVRKAGLDMIWIGARTTVNPFMMHELAESLRGCDMPVWVKNPVCPDVDLWIGAVERLQQAGLKDIRIIHRGFCTVDSSPYRNAPLWELAERFHTHFPELPFYCDPSHIGGKRELLAAICKKAISLHADGLFIESHCCPQKALSDAAQQLTPPALAELLAMLNVSIE from the coding sequence ATGAAAACTATAAGTTTAGTGGCCGGTCCGTGTAGTGCGGAAAGTCGTACACAGATGTTGGATACAGCAAGAGGACTGAAAGAGATAGGCGTTGGCACTTTACGTGCCGGCTTGTGGAAGCCCCGTTCGCGCTGTGGAACATTTGAGGGAGTTGGCGAAGAAGGACTGGACTGGATGCGAGAGATACAACAGAAACTGGGACTTCGGGTTATGACTGAGGTGGCACTTCCCTGCCACGTGGAAGCTGTACGGAAAGCCGGTCTGGATATGATCTGGATTGGTGCACGTACTACGGTCAACCCTTTTATGATGCACGAACTGGCAGAATCCCTGCGCGGGTGCGATATGCCGGTATGGGTGAAGAATCCTGTATGTCCCGACGTAGACTTATGGATTGGTGCGGTAGAACGCCTTCAACAGGCCGGACTGAAAGACATCCGCATCATTCATCGTGGCTTCTGCACGGTAGATAGTTCTCCTTACCGCAATGCCCCCCTTTGGGAGTTGGCGGAACGTTTTCATACTCATTTTCCTGAATTGCCTTTCTACTGTGATCCGAGCCATATCGGAGGAAAACGTGAATTATTGGCGGCTATTTGCAAGAAAGCCATATCTTTGCACGCCGACGGTCTGTTTATCGAGTCGCATTGCTGTCCGCAGAAAGCTCTTTCTGATGCTGCCCAGCAACTGACGCCACCGGCACTTGCAGAATTGTTGGCTATGTTGAATGTTTCAATTGAATGA
- the ccsB gene encoding c-type cytochrome biogenesis protein CcsB, with protein sequence MKKVSSSLKAMFTSWKITLILLVHYVILLAAATFVEKAQGTAMAREIIYNNPLFYLLQFLLILNFCATAWQARLWSQRKYGVLLLHISFIVILLGALVTNMFGFEGIVHIREGETVSQMCTTEDQRPLPFSIRLDDFKLVRYPGSHSPSSFESFLTIHTEEGERSEHIYMNKVIYEQGYRLYQSSYDADEQGTILTVNNDTAGTGITYAGYLLLLAGMLLTLADKKSRFRQLAKQLKQVTPLLLLAFLPTLSFAQKAETEHLLKNTIPAEQAEQWGRMQIQCPTGRIEPVDTYTDKLLRKIYRSDTFEGLSSEQVIIGFLMNPSYWGNIPFIRQTNKELPQAYSLPEGKYIRFFDVFSEDGSYLISDAVDKAYSRPAAERSRLEKDLLKLDEKINILYSLQQGKMFALFPLPGDTSGKWYSPGDDLSMYSGKDSLFVSKIMPWYLGEAFDALRIGTWESAGEVLSMMNVYQQKQSDTPLLTEKQVSWELFYNKARLFFWSAMGYIAVGLLLLIFVVGQLLKPRRWVKTVIIPLVALVVLIFLLHTSGIGIRWYISGRAPWANAYESMIYVAWATALAGLLFIKRSSMTLALAAFFAGIILFVANLNFMDPEITPLVPVLKSYWLMIHVAVITASYGFFGISFLLGLLTLAFMSAGNPSKVALLQPHIRELRIINEMSLHIGLYLLTAGIFLGAVWANESWGRYWGWDPKETWALITMVVYAFILHARFLPVLRSDYAFSVMSVLGLASVLMTYFGVNYYLSGLHSYGGGDTPPELTAVFITYACVFALMIYAGYSQRRQ encoded by the coding sequence ATGAAAAAAGTAAGCTCCTCCCTGAAAGCGATGTTCACTTCGTGGAAGATAACATTGATATTGCTGGTGCATTATGTGATTCTGCTGGCTGCCGCAACTTTTGTCGAGAAGGCGCAAGGGACGGCGATGGCAAGGGAAATAATCTATAACAATCCGCTTTTCTATCTTCTGCAATTTCTTTTGATTCTCAATTTCTGCGCTACTGCCTGGCAAGCACGTTTGTGGAGCCAGCGCAAATATGGAGTCTTACTGTTGCATATCTCCTTCATTGTAATCCTACTGGGAGCATTGGTAACCAATATGTTCGGTTTTGAGGGCATTGTGCATATCAGGGAAGGAGAAACCGTGTCCCAAATGTGTACGACGGAAGACCAACGTCCGTTGCCTTTTTCCATCCGCCTGGATGACTTTAAGTTAGTTCGTTATCCCGGTTCTCACAGCCCTTCTTCTTTCGAGAGTTTCCTGACCATTCATACGGAAGAGGGAGAACGGAGCGAACACATCTACATGAATAAGGTGATTTACGAGCAGGGATACCGGCTCTACCAGTCCTCCTATGATGCTGATGAGCAGGGTACCATCCTGACCGTCAACAATGATACGGCAGGAACGGGTATTACGTATGCCGGATATCTGTTGCTGCTTGCCGGTATGTTACTGACCTTGGCAGATAAAAAGTCCCGTTTCCGCCAACTGGCAAAACAATTGAAACAGGTGACTCCTCTTTTGCTACTGGCTTTTCTTCCCACCCTTTCCTTTGCGCAAAAGGCTGAAACGGAACATCTGCTGAAGAACACCATCCCTGCGGAACAGGCTGAACAATGGGGACGAATGCAGATACAATGTCCTACAGGCCGTATTGAACCTGTAGATACTTATACGGACAAACTCTTGCGCAAGATCTACCGTAGCGATACTTTTGAAGGACTTAGTTCCGAACAGGTCATTATCGGTTTTCTTATGAATCCGTCTTACTGGGGAAATATTCCTTTTATCCGCCAGACTAATAAAGAATTGCCGCAAGCTTATTCTCTGCCCGAAGGTAAATATATCCGTTTCTTTGATGTATTCAGTGAAGATGGCAGCTATCTGATTTCCGATGCCGTAGACAAGGCATATTCCCGTCCGGCAGCCGAACGTTCGCGGCTTGAAAAGGACCTGTTGAAACTGGACGAAAAGATTAATATCCTGTATTCCCTGCAACAAGGAAAGATGTTTGCACTGTTCCCGTTGCCGGGAGATACAAGTGGTAAATGGTATTCTCCGGGAGATGATTTAAGCATGTATTCCGGGAAAGACTCTCTGTTCGTATCGAAAATCATGCCGTGGTATCTGGGAGAAGCCTTTGATGCCTTGCGCATCGGTACATGGGAGAGTGCGGGAGAGGTGCTTTCCATGATGAACGTGTATCAACAGAAGCAGAGCGACACACCTCTGCTGACAGAGAAGCAAGTGTCGTGGGAATTGTTTTATAATAAGGCACGGTTGTTCTTCTGGTCGGCTATGGGGTATATAGCGGTCGGACTGTTACTGTTGATATTCGTGGTAGGGCAGTTGCTGAAACCCAGACGCTGGGTTAAGACCGTTATCATTCCCTTGGTGGCGCTGGTTGTGCTGATCTTCTTGTTGCATACTTCCGGCATCGGTATTCGTTGGTACATATCCGGGCGTGCCCCTTGGGCCAATGCTTATGAATCCATGATATATGTTGCCTGGGCTACAGCGTTGGCGGGACTTTTGTTTATCAAGCGTTCCTCCATGACGTTGGCTTTGGCAGCTTTCTTTGCAGGTATCATCCTGTTTGTTGCCAACCTGAACTTCATGGACCCCGAAATCACTCCTCTGGTTCCGGTGTTGAAGTCTTATTGGCTGATGATACATGTGGCTGTAATTACGGCAAGTTATGGCTTCTTCGGTATCAGTTTTCTGCTCGGACTGCTTACTCTTGCATTCATGAGTGCCGGCAATCCGTCGAAAGTAGCCTTGTTGCAGCCCCATATCCGTGAACTCCGCATCATCAATGAAATGTCCCTGCACATAGGGCTTTATCTGCTGACGGCAGGTATCTTTCTCGGTGCTGTTTGGGCAAATGAGTCGTGGGGGCGTTATTGGGGCTGGGATCCTAAAGAGACTTGGGCATTGATTACGATGGTGGTTTATGCTTTTATCCTGCATGCACGCTTTCTTCCCGTTCTCCGTTCGGATTATGCATTCAGTGTCATGTCCGTATTGGGCCTTGCTTCGGTACTGATGACTTACTTCGGTGTGAACTACTACCTATCCGGCCTTCATTCGTATGGCGGAGGTGATACGCCGCCGGAGCTGACTGCCGTGTTCATTACGTATGCCTGCGTTTTTGCGCTGATGATTTATGCAGGGTATAGTCAGCGTAGGCAGTAA